TTCGCCTTCTCGGACTGGTTTCAGGTCCCGAGGTCAGCGTGCCGGCAGCCGCGGCCCTCACGGGACTCCCGCCCCATCAGAGCGCCCGTGTCCTCGGCGGGCTCGCCGGCCTGCATCTCCTTGAGCCGGCGGGCCCGGATCGCTACCGGTTCCACGACCTGCTGCGCGACTACGCGCGCGAGCGCGTGTCCGAGGAATCCCCGCAGGACCGCTCGGCCGCTCTTCGGCGTCTGCTGACGTGGTATCTGTTCACGGCTGAGCAGGCCGCCGCGCACCTCGACGTCCGCAGGGGGCCGACGCCCTTCGACCGGACGCCCGGCGAGCGTCCCCCACCTGAGCTGACCATCGCCTTCCCGTCCCGCGCCGCGGCGATGGGCTGGTGTGAGACGGAGTTCCCGAATCTCCTCGCGGCCTGCCGCCAGGCCGCCGAGGTGGGCGAGTTCGTCGTGGCGTGGCAGTTGCCGATCGCCCTCAGGTCCTTCTTCCAGCTGCGACGGCCGACCACCGACTGGGTCACGGCCTCCGAGACGGCCGTGGCCGCCGCCCGCCGCCTGGGCGACGTACATGCCGAGGCGATCACCTTGCGGTCCCTCGGGGCCGCCCTCTCCTACCGCGGGTCGTACGAGGAGAGCCTGCGGCGCAACCGTGAGGCCCTCGCCCTCAGCCGGGAGACCGGCGAGGACGAAGGGTGGTGCCTGAACAGCATCGGGGACTGTCTGGTGTCGCTCGGTCGTTTCGACGAGGCGATCGAGCATCTGAGTCGCGCTCTGATCACCGCCGAACGCAACGGCGATGCCGCTCTGGCCGCGCACTCCCTGGAGAACATCGCCCCCGCGTACAGCGCCCTGGGGCGCCATACCGGCCAAGGCGAAGCGATCGAGTCCCTGCAGCGGTCTCTGGCGATCTTCCGTGACCTCGGTCGTGCTTACGGAGAAGCGCTGGTCCTGGACAAGCTCGCCGACACCTACCTCTCCCTGCGCCGCTTCGACGAAGCGGTCCGCTTCGCCGCACAGGCGCTCGCGCTGCACCAGGAACTCGGCAATCGCCTCAGCGAGGCCGCCACCTCGCGCATTCTCGCGCGCGCCTTCAAGGGCAGGGGCCAATTCACCGAAGCACGGCCCCACTTGCTCCGCGCGCTCGCGACCCTCGAAGACCTCGGTCACCCCGATGCGGCCGACGTGCGGGGCGAGCTGCTCGACTGCGAGGGCCGGTGTGATGCCGTGATCAGCGAGCAGCGGACCGCCGACTGATCACGACATCACACACGGGTCCGACGTCACACACGGGTCCTACGAGGTCCTACGAGGTCCTACGAGGTCTTACGAGGCCGGGGTCAGGTACATCCCGCTCTGGTCGCCCCCGGCGGTGTTGCGGCAGCCGAAGGTGCCGCCCGCGGGCTGCGCGTAGATCAGCGAGAGGCAGCGCCCGACGGCCAGCTGCCCGAAGTAGTTCGGGTGCATGTCCTCCTGGATGGGCCCCTGGGTCTCGCTGCTGTCGATCCAGCGCGCCCATTCGCTCGTCCTGGCCGACGCGGGCGCCGCCGTGGTCACCTGCTTGCTGGCCTTGGCGCAGACCTCACGGCCCTGCATCATGTCCCGCAGGTCGAGGAACTCCGTGCCCTTGGACGTGGCCACCGCCTTCAGCCGGTTCGCGATCTGCGGCACGAGCGAGTCGCGCGCCCAGTCGGAGTCCTTGTTCCAGAAGGGGCAGCCGCCGGTGTTCACCCGGCTCCAGTCGCTCTGCGTGTAGCGGTTCTCGGCGCCGCGCGGGATCGGCGACGGGTAGGACTGCAGCACGATGCGGTACGCGCTGTCGGCGTACCCGGCGCCGCGCATCACGGCGCGGATCTCGTCGACGGACTTGCCGACCTTCGCCATGACGGCGTCCATCTGCTGGTCGACCACCTGCTGCTGGTCGTCGTAGCAGTAGGAGCCCCAGAGCACGAAGTCGTACGCGCACTCTTTGATGATGTCGGCGAAGCCGAGGTCGTTGCCGCCCACGGACAGCGCGATGACCTTGACGTTGTTGGCCGCGGCCACCCCGGCGAGCTGATCGGCCTGCGGGGCCTCGCCCTTGAAGGACACCCCGCCGTTCGAGGCGCGGAACACGTTGTCGGTGACCGCCCCGGAGCAGGCCAGGTTGACCGCCACGTCGGCGACCGGCCCCGCGCTGCGGACCTCGGCCGAGTCCGAACGGTCGCAGCCGCCCGCGGTGGCGCCGTATACCTTCGACGGGTCGTAGCTGCTGCCGCTGACCGAGGCGCGGTCGGTGCCGGTCCGACTGCCGGTGTTGGTCAGGCTGTTGCCCTTCCAGCGACCGGCCTCGCCGGAGATGTAGCTGTCGCCCATGGAGACCACGGCGGTGGGCCCGTTGCCCGGACTGGCGGCGGCGGTCCCGGCCCCGCCCGCCAGCAGGGCGCTGAAGGCGAGCGGAAGGACCAGTCCGGCCCCGGCGAGTCGTCGCACACGACGGCCGGTCCGGGTCTTGCTGACGGTGCGGAATCCGATCACTGCGGAACTCCTGCGGTCGGCCATGCCGGAGTCGGGAACAACGTCCGCGCATGGCTGGGTAAGTGGGGGTTACCTCCGGCCGGTGGCAAGCGGAAACGTGCCACGCCGCGCGTTGTTACCGCTAGGTAGCCGCATATTACGATGAGGTAACACCCGACCGTACGTTCGGTCTTGCCTGGTGGGCGGCGGCGCCGGGGCGGCGGGGTGGAACGTGAAAACGGGGTGGAACGTGAAAAAGGTCCGGCCCGGTACCTGGGGTACCGGGCCGGACCTTCGTGGCCGTCGGGGGTTCGGCTGCTGTGCGAGTTCAGCCGAGGGCCGGGGCCGGAGTGTCAGCCGGTGAGCTGGTCGTACGCGGGGAGGGTGAGGAAGTCCGCGTAGTCCGCGTCGAGGGCGACCTGGAGGAGCAGGTCGTGGGCCTGCTGCCACTTGCCGTTCGCGAATGCTTCCTCGCCGACCTCGGCGCGGATCGCCGTGAGTTCGGCGGCGGCGACCTCGCGGGCCAGGTCCGCGGTGGCCAGGGTGCCGTTCTCGAAGACGACGCCCGCGTTGATCCACTGCCAGATCTGCGAGCGCGAGATCTCGGCGGTGGCGGCGTCCTCCATCAGGCCGAAGATGCCGACGGCGCCCAGGCCGCGCAGCCACGCCTCGATGTAACGGATGCCGACCTGCACGGCGTTGCGCAGGCCCTCGTACGTCGGCTTCGCGTCCAGCGAGTCGATCGCGATCAGTTCGCCCGGGGCGACCGAGACGTCCTCGCGCAGCCGGTCCTTCTGGTTCGGCTTGGCGCCGAGCACCGCGTCGAAGGAGGCCATCGCGATCGGGACCAGGTCGGGGTGGGCGACCCAGGAGCCGTCGAAGCCGTCGCCCGCCTCGCGGTCCTTGTCGGCCTTGACCTTCTCGAAGGCGACCTTGTTGATCTCGGCGTCCTTGCGGGACGGGATGAAGGCCGCCATGCCGCCGATGGCGTGCGCGCCGCGCTTGTGGCAGGTGCGCACGAGCAGTTCGGTGTACGCCCGCATGAACGGGGCGGTCATCGTGACCGCGTTGCGGTCCGGCAGGACGAACTTCTCGCCGCCGTCGCGGAAGTTCTTCACGATCGAGAAGAGGTAGTCCCAGCGGCCCGCGTTCAGGCCGGCCGCGTGGTCGCGCAGCTCGTAGAGGATCTCCTCCATCTCGTACGCGGCGGTGATCGTCTCGATGAGGACGGTCGCGCGGACGGTGCCCTGCGGGATGCCGACGTAGTCCTGCGCGAAGACGAAGATCTCGTTCCAGAGGCGCGCCTCCAGGTGGGACTCGGTCTTCGGCAGGTAGAAGTACGGGCCCTTGCCGAGGTCGATCAGGCGCTGCGCGTTGTGGAAGAAGTAGAGGCCGAAGTCCACGAGGGCGCCGGGGACCGGGCGGCCGTCGATCTGGAGGTGGCGCTCCTGCAGGTGCCAGCCGCGCGGGCGCATGACGACCGTGGCGAGCTGCTCCGCGGGCTTCAGGGCGTACGACTTGCCCGTGCGCGCGTCGGTGAAGTCGATCCGGCGCTCGTAGGCGTCGATCAGGTTGAGCTGGCCGGTGACGACGTTCTCCCAGGTGGGAGCCGAGGCGTCCTCGAAGTCCGCGAGCCAGACCTTGGCGCCCGAGTTCAGGGCGTTGATGGTCATCTTCCGGTCGGTGGGACCGGTGATCTCCACGCGGCGGTCGTTGAGCGCGGCCGGGGCCGGCGCGACCTTCCAGTCGCCCTCGCGGATCTCCCGGGTGTCCGGGAGGAAGTCGAGGCTGGAGGTGCGGGCGATCTCGGCGCGCCGGTCGGCGCGGCGGGCGAGCAGCTCGTCACGGCGGGGGGTGAACCGCCGGTGCAGCTCGGCCACGAAGGCGAGGGCCGCTTCGGTGAGGACCTCGTCCTGCCGGGGCAGGGGCTCGGCATCGACGATGGCCAGCGGGGACGGCGCTGGTGCGGACATAACTGTCACTCCTTCAGCGGCGGTGCCTGGCGGCCGCGGGGGAATGCTCGCGCATGCGGCACGCAGTGCCGCGGACTGGAGAGAGTTCCGTGAAACGGTCGCGGGCGCCGTCTGTGGTTCAGGGCGCTTCTGACCAGTGGATAGTAATTTCCTCATGGTGGAAGTTCAATGGTTTGTTGATGTCGAGATTCTCCGGGTCGACAGATTCCGCCCTCCGGTGGCCCTGGGTGCCACCGCGGTCACACGGCGCTCAACCGAGACGCGCCAGGTCGGGGGGCGTGTCGATGTCGAAAGCCTCCGCGACGTCCGCGCATTCCACGAGGACCAGCTCGTCGGCGTGTCGCGACAGGTGCACCCGGGCGCCCTTGTCGCCCGTCGCCGTCGCCGCGATGTCCGGCCAGCGGTCCGCCCCGAAGAGCACAGGGTGGCCGCGCTCGCCCTCGTACGCCGCGGCGACCAGACTCGCGGGGGAGCGGTACGCCGCCCGGACCCGGGCCACCGCCACCGCGCCGATGCCCGGCTGGTCCACCAGCGACACCAGGGCCGCGGCCGCGTCCGTACCGGCCAGCGAGGCGAGCCCCACCCGCAGTGAAGAGCCCATGCCCTCGGCCCAGTCGGGGTTGTCGACCACCACGCAGCCCGCCAGGTCCGCCCGGGCGCGCACCTCGTCCGCCGAGGCGCCCAGCACGACGTGCACCGGAGCGCAGCCCGCCTCGCGCAGCACCCGGACCGCGTTCTCGACCAGGGGCCGGCCGTGGTGGGGCAGCAGGGCCTTGGGGCGCCCGCCGAGCCGCCGCCCGCCGCCCGCCGCGAGCAGCAGCCCCGCGATCACGGGGCGGGCGGAGGAGTCGTGGACTGCGGGGACGGGAGGAGCCGGTACGGCGGCTGAGGCCGAGGTGTCTGACATGTCTCCGATTCTCTCTCCCGGCCCGGCCGGGAGGGGCGCAGCAGGGTGCGTACGGAGGCCAGCGCCGCCCCGGCCCGGGCCGCGGCCGCCCCGATCCGCACCGGAGCCGAGATCCGGTTCTCGGTGGCCAGGATCAGCGCGCGTTCGTCACGGTCGGTCAGCATGTGCGGTACGTCCTTGCCAATCGGGGGCCAATACCGAGAGTCTGGACTCCGATTGGCCTGGCCGGCAGAGCCAATCAGGGGAGGTTGGCATGGCGAACGGGCGAGTGGTCCAGACGGCGGACAGAACCATCGGCAGCCGCCAGCTCGCCGCACTGCTGCCCGCGGAGGTCCGCGCCCGCCCCGGCTACCGGGGCCTCGCCGACGCCGTCCGCACCCTGATCCTCGACGGCCGGATCGCCCTGCACGTGCGCCTGCCCGCCGAACGCGAGCTGGCCGAAGCCGTCGGCGCCAGCCGGGCCACCGTCTCCAGCGCCTACGACCTGCTGCGCGAGAGCGGATACGTCCGCAGCCGCCGCGGATCCGGGACCTGGACGGAACTCCCCGACGGCCACGCCCCGGTCGGCGCCCACTCCCTCGTCGGCGCGGGCGGCTACAGCGCCGACGGCGACCCCGGCATCGACCTCGCCATCGCCGCCATGGGCGCGCCCGAGGGCAGCCTCACCGACGCCCTGGCCTGGGCCGCGCCCCGGCTGCCCGCCCTCGCCCGCAGCCCCGGCTATCACCCCTTCGGCCTGCCCGACCTGCGCACGGCCATCGCCGACCGCTTCAGCCGCCGCGGCCTGCCCACCCGCCCCGAACAGATCCTGGTCACCTCTGGCGCCCAGCAGGCCTTCACGCTCGTCACCACCCTGCTGTGCCGCCCCGGGGACCGCGTGGTCACCGAGAACCCGACCTACGCCAACGCCCTCGACGCGCTGCGCCGTGCCGGGCTGCGCACGGCCTCCATCGCCGTCTCCGACGCCGGGTGGGACATGGAGATCGCCGAATCCACCCTGCGCCAGACCGTGCCGCGCCTCGCCTACGTCATCCCCGACTTCCAGAACCCCACCGGGGCCCTGATGCCCCCGGAGCAGCGGCTGCGGCTGCTCGCCGCCACCCGCCGCACCGGCACTTGGCTGGTCGTCGACGAGACCATCGCCGACATCGCCCTCGATGTGCCCGCGCAGCCGCCGCTGGCCTCGCTCGCCCCGCGCGGCGGCGCCGACCACGTGGTCACCATCGGCTCGCTGAGCAAGACGCACTGGGGCGGGCTCCGGGTCGGCTGGATCCGGGCCACCGCCAAGATGATCGCCGAGCTGACGACCGTACGCGTGTGCACCGACATGACCGGTTCGGTGCTCGACCAGCTCGTCGCGCTGCCGCTGCTGGACGGCCTCGACCGGTCGCTGCCCGGGCGGCTCGCGCAGCTGCGCGAGCAGCGGGCCGCGCTGGTCGCCTCGCTCCAGCGGCACACCCCGGAATGGTCCTGGCGGCTGCCGCCCGGCGGCCTCTCGCTCTGGGTGGACCTCGGCGAACCGGTCAGCTCGGCCCTGGCCGAACGCGCCCAGGCCGGCGGGGTCCGCATCGGCCGGGGCGCCCGCTTCGGGGTGGACCCGGGGACCTTCGAACACCGGCTGCGCATTCCCTACACCCTCCCCGCCGACCGCCTCGACGAGGGCGTGCGCCGGCTGGCCGCGGCCCTCCACGACGGGGTTCCGCTGGCGCCCGCCGTCGAGCGCCCGCACTGGGTGGCGTAAGAGGTCCGCCGGGGGTCAGGGCGTGCGGATGAGCCGCCGCGCGCCCGCCGCCGCCACCGCCGACGTGCGCGAATCGACGCCGAGCTTCGCGTAGATGTGCACCAGGTGGGACTTCACGGTGGCCTGGCTGAGGAAGAGCTTCTTGGAGATCTGCTGGTTCGACAGCCCGTCGGCGACCAGCTGGAGCACCTCCAGCTCCCGCTTGGTCAGCGCCTCGGCCGGGGTGCGCATCCGGTCCATCAGACGCAGCGCCACCGCGGGCGCGAGCGCGGACTGGCCCGCGGCGGCCGTCCGGACCGCCGAGGCCAGCTCCTCGGGCGGCGCGTCCTTGAGGAGGTAGCCGGAGGCCCCCGCCTCGACCGCCGCCAGGATGTCCGCGTCCGTGTCGTACGTCGTCAGGACCAGCACCCTCGGCGCGCCCGGCCGGGCCGTGATCAGGGCCGTCGCCTCGGAGCCGTGCATTCCGGCGCCGAACTGGAGGTCCATCAGCACCACGTCCACCGGTTCCGAGGCGGCCAGCTCCACGGCCCGCTCGGCGGTCGCGGCCTCCGCGACGACCGCGAAACCGGGCTCGGTGTCCAGGACCGCGCGCAGCCCGGCCCGGACCACCGGGTGGTCGTCGGCGAGCAGCAGCCGGATGGTCATCAGGGGGCCTCCACGGGAAGGGGCAGGGTGACGGCCACGGCGGTGCCCTGGCCGGGCGCGGACTCCACGGTGAAGAGGCCGCCCAGGGTCTCGGCGCGCGAACGCATCGCGGGGAGCCCGAAGCCGCCTCCGTCGCTGCCTCCGTCACTGCCCGCGCGTCCGCGATCGGCCCCGGCTCCGCTCCCGCCGGAGCGGGCCGCGGCGGGATCGAAGCCCCGGCCGTCGTCCACGATGTCCAGGGTCACGGAGGCGTCCATGAAGGTCAGGGTGATCTCGGCGCGCCCGGCCCCCGCGTGCCGGACCACATTGGCCAGCGCGGACTGGGCGATGCGCAGCAGCGCCACCTCGTACGGGGTCGGCAGTACGGCCGGACTCCCGCTCAGCGAGAACCGCGCCCGCACTCCCGGGGCGCCGACGCACAGCCGCTCCAGGGCGGCGGCGAGCGAGCCGTGCTCCAGATCGGGCGGGCTCAGCGCCCGGACGAACCGCCGGGCCTCCGCCAGATTGTCCTGGGCCGCCTCCCGGGCCCGGGCGATGTGCCCGAGCGCCGCCACCCTGCCGTCGTCGGGGCCCCTGCCGTCATCGTCCGCGCCCGGCCCCGACCCCGCCGGGGGCGGGCCGTCGCCGAGGGCGCGTTCCGCCGCGCGCAGCAGCAGCTGGATGGACGAGAGGCCCTGGGCGAGGGTGTCGTGGATCTCGCGGGCGAGCCGCTCCCGTTCGGTCAGGATGCCCGCGCCCCGCTCGGCCGCCGCGAGTTCGGCGCGCGTGGCGATCAGCTCCTCGATCAGCTCGCGGCGGCGCTCGCTCTCCCGGTACAGGGCCTGGTAGCCGAGTACGGTCGCCACCGCCACGGCGCCGCCCAGGAGCGGCCCCAGGAACGCCCCCGGGTTCACCGTGCCGCTGTGCGCCAGGAAGCCCCCGATCGCCGCGCAGGCGGTCAGCGCGACCGCCGTGACGGCCCAGCGCAGCCGCAGCAGGTGCAGTTCGAGGAAGTACAGCGGGAACGCGATCCACAGCCCGTCCGGCGAGACCACCAGCAGCCCGGCCCAGGCGGCGCCGAGCCCGGCCAGCCACAGCGCTCCGGCCCGGGGCGAGCGGTGCACGACGGGCGCCCGTACGCCCGCGACGTACACGGCGGCCAGCACCGCGCAGGCGGCGACCACCCACCCCGCGCCGGGCGCGGAAGAAGCCGCGGACGAGGTCGCGGGAGAGGGCCCGGACGAGGTCACGGCGCGGGCGGCGGCCAGGGCGATCAGCCCGAAGAACAGGGCGTGCAGGCACAGGCGCAGCACCCGCGAGACGGGCGTCAGCGTGCGGCCGGCGGCGGCGGGCCCCGCGGGCGGCTCGGCGGGACCGGGTCGCGACGGCTGGAAAGAGTGGGTGGTACGGGCGGATTCCATGGCCCGACCAGCGTAGGTCGCCCCCGCCCGGCCCCGGTCAACCAAAAGTTTGATGTCGGCGTGCGCCCTTCGATACGAGGATCGCTACTGTGGCGCGATGCCTTGTGTCCACGCGGAAGACCAAGGTGGGAAGCATGTTCGTCGCATGGAGAGATCTACGGTTCGCCAAAGGCCGCTTCGCCCTGATGGGCGCGGTCGTGGTGCTGATCACACTGCTCGTGGGCCTGTTGTCGGGGCTCACCTCCGGACTGGCCCGGGAGAACATCTCGGCCATCACCGGTCTGCCCGCCACCCGCCTCGCCTTCGCCGCGCCCGCCGGTGACCAGAAGGTGTCCTTCACCAATTCCCAGCTTCCCGAGAGCGCCTGGCAGGCCTGGCGCGAGCAGCCGGGGGTGACCTCGGCCGACCCGCTCGGCATCCGCACCACCAACGCGGTCTCGGGGGAGCGTACGGCCGCCGTCTCCGTCTTCGGCGTCGAGCCCGGCGGACGGCTGGCGCCCAAAGCCCGCCCCGGCGCCCTCGCCCCCCTCGCCCAGGGACAGGTGCTGCTGACCGAGAAGGCGGCCAAGGAACTCGGCGGCCTCGCGGCCGGCTCCAAGCTCAAGATCGGTTCGCTGGAGCTGACCGTGGGCGCCGTCTCCGGGACCGCCTCCTATAGCCACACCCCGGTCGTCTGGATGGACCTGAACGACTGGCAGCGCATCGGCAACCCCGGTACGTCCATGGACACCCTCGCCACGGTCGTCGCCCTCGACGGCGGCGGAGCCGTGGACTGGGCGGCCGGTGACAAGGCCTCCGCCAGCAAGAGCCAGACCACCGACGAGGCACTCGGTGCCATCGGCTCCTACCAGGCCGAGAACGGCTCGCTCCAGCTGATGCGCGGCTTCCTCTTCGTCATCTCCGCCCTCGTCATAGGGGCCTTCTTCACGGTCTGGACGATCCAGCGCAGCGGGGACATCGCCGTCCTCAAGGCGCTGGGCGCGTCCACCCCGTACCTGCTGAAGGACGCGCTCGGCCAGGCCGTGGTGATGCTCGCGGTGGGTACCGGCCTCGGCACCGGGCTCGCCGCCGGGTTCGGCGTACTGATCAGCGGCGGAGCCGTGCCCTTCGTCCTGGACACCGCCACCGTCCTGGTGCCCGCCGCCATCATGATCGCGCTGGGCGCGGTCGGGGCGGCCCTGTCCATCCGGCGGATCACCGCCGTCGACCCGCTGACCGCCCTCGGGAGCGCCCGATGACCCTGCTCGTGCACGACGTCACGCTCACCTACCCGGACGGCGACGCCCGGCTCACCGCCTTGGACGCGGTCCGCCTGGAGGTCCCCGCGGGCACCCTCACCGCGGTGGTCGGGCCCTCCGGCTCCGGCAAGTCCAGCCTGCTCGCGGTGGCGGCCACCCTGGTCACCCCGGACTCGGGCAAGGTCGTGGTGGCCGGGGAGGACACCGCGGCGCTCGGCGCCGCCGACAAGGCGCGGCTGCGCCGCGAGCGGATCGGGATCGTCTTCCAGCAGCCGAACCTGCTGCCCTCGCTCACCGCCGCCGAACAGCTCCAGGTGATGGCCCACCTCTCGGGCAGGCCCTCCCGGCAGCTGCGCCGCCGGGCGCTGGAGCTGCTCGACGCGGTCGGCCTGTCGGACAAGGCCGACAGGCGCCCGCACCAGCTCTCCGGCGGTCAGCGCCAGCGCGTCAACATCGCCCGCGCCCTGATGAACGAGCCCTCCGTGCTGCTGGTCGACGAGCCGACCAGCGCCCTGGACCACGAGCGCGGCGCGGCGGTCCTGGACCTGCTGGTCACCCTCACCCGCGAGCGGTCGACGGCGACGGTCCTGGTCACGCACGACCACGCGCACCTGGAGCGGATGGACCGCACGGTGACGATGACCGACGGCCGCCTGACGGAGGTCGTCCCCGCGGCCTGATCCGACGTGGCCTGATCCGGCGACGGCGAAGACCCCGGCCCCCCTCCTGGGAGGGGGGCCGGGGTCTTCGCCTGCTCG
This is a stretch of genomic DNA from Streptomyces sp. NBC_00536. It encodes these proteins:
- a CDS encoding tetratricopeptide repeat protein, producing the protein MKDRVDPHPSGGSHNEFPGTADNVVQAGHVSGGVHFHTGRPAPVTVAVAVTVPRQLPPKPTHFVGRTAELARLDALLAASGAGEPATLLIAAVVGGAGVGKSALAVHWAHAVRDRFPDGHLYLNLQGYDAGPPLTPHQALQNFLVSLDVPPGSIPPDLDARAALYRHVVSGRRLVIFLDNARSAAQLRPLLPGTSGSLMLVTSRSQLSGLVVREGARRIVVGPLAPRDATELMRSILGGERVDAEPVASARLASHCFHLPLALRIAAERAALHPQVPLDALARELGSEGRRLDVLTTYDDDETTAIREVFSWSYRELSPMAARTFRLLGLVSGPEVSVPAAAALTGLPPHQSARVLGGLAGLHLLEPAGPDRYRFHDLLRDYARERVSEESPQDRSAALRRLLTWYLFTAEQAAAHLDVRRGPTPFDRTPGERPPPELTIAFPSRAAAMGWCETEFPNLLAACRQAAEVGEFVVAWQLPIALRSFFQLRRPTTDWVTASETAVAAARRLGDVHAEAITLRSLGAALSYRGSYEESLRRNREALALSRETGEDEGWCLNSIGDCLVSLGRFDEAIEHLSRALITAERNGDAALAAHSLENIAPAYSALGRHTGQGEAIESLQRSLAIFRDLGRAYGEALVLDKLADTYLSLRRFDEAVRFAAQALALHQELGNRLSEAATSRILARAFKGRGQFTEARPHLLRALATLEDLGHPDAADVRGELLDCEGRCDAVISEQRTAD
- the aceB gene encoding malate synthase A; amino-acid sequence: MSAPAPSPLAIVDAEPLPRQDEVLTEAALAFVAELHRRFTPRRDELLARRADRRAEIARTSSLDFLPDTREIREGDWKVAPAPAALNDRRVEITGPTDRKMTINALNSGAKVWLADFEDASAPTWENVVTGQLNLIDAYERRIDFTDARTGKSYALKPAEQLATVVMRPRGWHLQERHLQIDGRPVPGALVDFGLYFFHNAQRLIDLGKGPYFYLPKTESHLEARLWNEIFVFAQDYVGIPQGTVRATVLIETITAAYEMEEILYELRDHAAGLNAGRWDYLFSIVKNFRDGGEKFVLPDRNAVTMTAPFMRAYTELLVRTCHKRGAHAIGGMAAFIPSRKDAEINKVAFEKVKADKDREAGDGFDGSWVAHPDLVPIAMASFDAVLGAKPNQKDRLREDVSVAPGELIAIDSLDAKPTYEGLRNAVQVGIRYIEAWLRGLGAVGIFGLMEDAATAEISRSQIWQWINAGVVFENGTLATADLAREVAAAELTAIRAEVGEEAFANGKWQQAHDLLLQVALDADYADFLTLPAYDQLTG
- a CDS encoding nucleotidyltransferase family protein translates to MSDTSASAAVPAPPVPAVHDSSARPVIAGLLLAAGGGRRLGGRPKALLPHHGRPLVENAVRVLREAGCAPVHVVLGASADEVRARADLAGCVVVDNPDWAEGMGSSLRVGLASLAGTDAAAALVSLVDQPGIGAVAVARVRAAYRSPASLVAAAYEGERGHPVLFGADRWPDIAATATGDKGARVHLSRHADELVLVECADVAEAFDIDTPPDLARLG
- the yczR gene encoding MocR-like transcription factor YczR; this translates as MANGRVVQTADRTIGSRQLAALLPAEVRARPGYRGLADAVRTLILDGRIALHVRLPAERELAEAVGASRATVSSAYDLLRESGYVRSRRGSGTWTELPDGHAPVGAHSLVGAGGYSADGDPGIDLAIAAMGAPEGSLTDALAWAAPRLPALARSPGYHPFGLPDLRTAIADRFSRRGLPTRPEQILVTSGAQQAFTLVTTLLCRPGDRVVTENPTYANALDALRRAGLRTASIAVSDAGWDMEIAESTLRQTVPRLAYVIPDFQNPTGALMPPEQRLRLLAATRRTGTWLVVDETIADIALDVPAQPPLASLAPRGGADHVVTIGSLSKTHWGGLRVGWIRATAKMIAELTTVRVCTDMTGSVLDQLVALPLLDGLDRSLPGRLAQLREQRAALVASLQRHTPEWSWRLPPGGLSLWVDLGEPVSSALAERAQAGGVRIGRGARFGVDPGTFEHRLRIPYTLPADRLDEGVRRLAAALHDGVPLAPAVERPHWVA
- a CDS encoding response regulator transcription factor, with translation MTIRLLLADDHPVVRAGLRAVLDTEPGFAVVAEAATAERAVELAASEPVDVVLMDLQFGAGMHGSEATALITARPGAPRVLVLTTYDTDADILAAVEAGASGYLLKDAPPEELASAVRTAAAGQSALAPAVALRLMDRMRTPAEALTKRELEVLQLVADGLSNQQISKKLFLSQATVKSHLVHIYAKLGVDSRTSAVAAAGARRLIRTP
- a CDS encoding sensor histidine kinase yields the protein MESARTTHSFQPSRPGPAEPPAGPAAAGRTLTPVSRVLRLCLHALFFGLIALAAARAVTSSGPSPATSSAASSAPGAGWVVAACAVLAAVYVAGVRAPVVHRSPRAGALWLAGLGAAWAGLLVVSPDGLWIAFPLYFLELHLLRLRWAVTAVALTACAAIGGFLAHSGTVNPGAFLGPLLGGAVAVATVLGYQALYRESERRRELIEELIATRAELAAAERGAGILTERERLAREIHDTLAQGLSSIQLLLRAAERALGDGPPPAGSGPGADDDGRGPDDGRVAALGHIARAREAAQDNLAEARRFVRALSPPDLEHGSLAAALERLCVGAPGVRARFSLSGSPAVLPTPYEVALLRIAQSALANVVRHAGAGRAEITLTFMDASVTLDIVDDGRGFDPAAARSGGSGAGADRGRAGSDGGSDGGGFGLPAMRSRAETLGGLFTVESAPGQGTAVAVTLPLPVEAP
- a CDS encoding ABC transporter permease, with translation MFVAWRDLRFAKGRFALMGAVVVLITLLVGLLSGLTSGLARENISAITGLPATRLAFAAPAGDQKVSFTNSQLPESAWQAWREQPGVTSADPLGIRTTNAVSGERTAAVSVFGVEPGGRLAPKARPGALAPLAQGQVLLTEKAAKELGGLAAGSKLKIGSLELTVGAVSGTASYSHTPVVWMDLNDWQRIGNPGTSMDTLATVVALDGGGAVDWAAGDKASASKSQTTDEALGAIGSYQAENGSLQLMRGFLFVISALVIGAFFTVWTIQRSGDIAVLKALGASTPYLLKDALGQAVVMLAVGTGLGTGLAAGFGVLISGGAVPFVLDTATVLVPAAIMIALGAVGAALSIRRITAVDPLTALGSAR
- a CDS encoding ABC transporter ATP-binding protein, giving the protein MTLLVHDVTLTYPDGDARLTALDAVRLEVPAGTLTAVVGPSGSGKSSLLAVAATLVTPDSGKVVVAGEDTAALGAADKARLRRERIGIVFQQPNLLPSLTAAEQLQVMAHLSGRPSRQLRRRALELLDAVGLSDKADRRPHQLSGGQRQRVNIARALMNEPSVLLVDEPTSALDHERGAAVLDLLVTLTRERSTATVLVTHDHAHLERMDRTVTMTDGRLTEVVPAA